A region of Mesorhizobium sp. M3A.F.Ca.ET.080.04.2.1 DNA encodes the following proteins:
- a CDS encoding folylpolyglutamate synthase/dihydrofolate synthase family protein: protein MTTLAADREIEQLMALHPKGFDLSLDRITRLLERLGNPQDRLPPVIHIAGTNGKGSCAAFSRALLEAAGHLVHVHTSPHLVNWHERYRLAAEGGGKLVDDQVFAEAIARVAEANAGQKITVFEILTAVTFILFSEHPAEAAIIEVGLGGRYDATNVIARPAVSVIMPVSMDHEAYLGDRVELIAAEKAGIMKRGCPVVIGAQESGTALEVLIDTAERLDCPTVVYGQDFLAFEENGRMVYQDEQGLMDLPPPRLPGRHQFANAAAAIAAIKAAGFEIGHRAAERAMTQAAWPARMQKLSQGRLVELAPKGADIWLDGGHNPGAGVVIAEALAEQEEKNPRPLFLISGMINTKDQTGYFSAFKGLARHVYTVPVSNSDAGVPNDELALRATEAGLSAEPVSSVANALMLLRDTWDGPAPRILIGGSLYFAGAVLEENGTPPT, encoded by the coding sequence ATGACAACGCTCGCCGCCGACCGTGAAATCGAACAACTGATGGCGCTCCATCCGAAAGGCTTCGACCTTTCGCTGGATCGCATTACCCGCCTGCTGGAGCGTCTCGGCAATCCGCAGGACCGGCTGCCGCCCGTGATCCACATCGCCGGCACCAACGGCAAGGGTTCCTGTGCCGCCTTTTCGCGCGCGCTCCTGGAAGCGGCAGGCCATCTCGTCCATGTCCACACCTCGCCGCATCTGGTGAACTGGCATGAGCGCTACCGGCTGGCGGCCGAAGGCGGCGGAAAGCTGGTCGATGACCAGGTCTTCGCCGAGGCGATCGCGCGCGTCGCCGAGGCCAATGCGGGCCAGAAGATCACCGTCTTCGAGATCCTCACCGCCGTCACCTTCATATTGTTTTCCGAACATCCGGCCGAAGCCGCCATCATCGAGGTCGGCCTCGGTGGCCGCTACGACGCCACCAACGTCATTGCCCGGCCGGCTGTCTCGGTGATCATGCCGGTGTCGATGGACCACGAGGCCTATCTCGGCGACCGGGTCGAGCTGATCGCCGCCGAAAAGGCCGGCATCATGAAGCGCGGCTGCCCGGTGGTCATCGGCGCGCAGGAAAGCGGCACGGCGCTCGAGGTGCTGATCGATACGGCCGAGCGGCTCGATTGCCCGACCGTCGTCTACGGCCAGGATTTCCTCGCCTTCGAGGAGAACGGCCGCATGGTCTATCAGGATGAGCAAGGCCTGATGGACCTGCCGCCGCCGCGACTGCCCGGCCGGCATCAGTTCGCCAACGCCGCGGCGGCGATCGCCGCGATCAAGGCCGCGGGATTCGAGATCGGCCACCGTGCCGCCGAGCGGGCGATGACGCAAGCCGCCTGGCCTGCCCGCATGCAGAAGCTGTCGCAGGGCAGACTGGTGGAGCTGGCGCCGAAGGGCGCCGACATCTGGCTGGACGGCGGCCACAATCCGGGCGCCGGCGTCGTCATCGCCGAGGCGCTGGCCGAGCAGGAGGAGAAGAACCCGCGTCCGCTGTTCCTGATCTCCGGCATGATCAACACCAAGGACCAGACCGGCTATTTCAGCGCTTTCAAGGGCCTTGCGCGGCATGTCTACACGGTGCCGGTGAGCAACAGCGATGCCGGCGTGCCGAATGACGAATTGGCCTTGCGCGCCACCGAGGCTGGCCTGTCGGCCGAGCCGGTCAGCTCCGTCGCCAACGCGCTGATGCTCCTGCGCGACACATGGGACGGTCCGGCGCCGCGCATCCTCATCGGCGGCTCGCTCTATTTCGCCGGCGCAGTATTGGAGGAGAACGGCACGCCGCCGACCTGA